In Chloroflexota bacterium, the genomic window GTGTTGAGGTGCGGGTTGACCTCCAGCACCACATCGCCGCCACGGCCCCCATCGCCGCCATCAGGACCGCCCTTAGGCACGTACTTCTCACGGCGAAAATGCACCATCCCATCGCCGCCTTTACCCGAGCGGACGAGAATTTGCGCTTCGTCAATAAACTGCGTCATAACAGCCAAAACCTTCTGGGGCGTAAGCGGTTGCAGCGTGCGCCAGCCGGTACAGCGCACACTGCGAAATCGCGGGCATCTTGCTATGCTTTCAGCGAGGTAGGGTGAATGCGCACCTGCACCGGTTCATCGGGCTTGAGGCGGAAACGGAAACCCACCCGCCCCAGATGCACCAGGTCGCCTTCTTGCACACGCGCGCCCTCAGGCGAGACCGGTGCGTAGTTCACCCACGTGCCCGCCGCCGAACGCTGATCGGCAATGAAAAACACGCCTTCATCGGTGCGCCACAACCGCGCGTGCAGTGGCTCGACAGACGGGTCGGCCACCACCACATCGGCCTGCGCGGGGTCAGAGCCGAGCGTCACCTCCGTGGCCTCAATGCGCAGGGTCGTCAAGTCGGGCATCTCGGCCACGGCCGAGGCCAACGGCACCAAATAAGCCAGTGCCCCGCTTGTGGGGACAGGCGTGGCGGCCTGACGCCGAGGCACCCAAGACCACCAGCGAGGCCGGCTGTGCGGGGCAACATGCGCCTCCGCAGGGGAAGGTGTTGCAGCGGGAACCGTTGCCCGTCGCGGCCGCCGTCGGCCACCCCACCAGAGTACTGAAAGCAACACCAACCCGGCCAACACCACAATGGCAATGGTCAACGGTTGCCGATACGCCGCCAGGGTGACCGTCAGCGTGGTGGCAGGCTGCGGCACCGAAATCTGCACCGTGACCGGCTGGCTACGGGCCACCAGCCCGTACATATCTTCCACTTCGGCCTGAAGGGTGTGGGCGCCGCCATGTTGATATGCCGTCAGGTCCCATCTCAACGTGTCATAGGGCGGTTCGGTGCGCACGTCAACGGGCTTCCCATCAACCAGCAGCGCCACCCGCTGCAGGCTGCGGGGGTGGTCATCGGGGAAACTGACACCCACCCGCACCGTCACCGAGGCGGGCCGGCGCTTCGCGGGGTCGGTCTCGCCTTCCGGTAGCACGCGGGTGATTTCCTGCGGTGGGTCGAGCAAGGCCACTTCCGGCGGCTTCAAAGCAAACCGGAAGTTCACCGGCCTGGCGGTGAGGGTTTCGCCCTGCGGCGTATGCACGGTCAGGCGCAGGGTATGGTTCTCGCCATGCACGGCTTCGCTGATATAGGTCAGGCGGTAAATGTGCGTCAGGGGCGCAAAAAGGTCCTTCAGCAGCGGCAACGTTTCAGCGCCGGAAAAGAAATACAACCGCCCCAGCGTGTTGTTCGCGAACTCGGCCAACTGCTGGGCTTCGGGGTTCTGCTGCAATTCCGGCGGCCCCACCAACCAGATATACACCCGCACGCGCGACTGCTGCGCGAGGGAAAGGTACTGCGGCAAATCCTTAAGCGCCTGTTGGCTCGGCAGAGGCGTAATCCAGAGCAGGGCGCGCCCCATGCCAGGGTGCGGCGTCGGGTCCACGGCCAGTTTCAAACCGGCGGAAAGCGCCTTGAGGCCGGTTTCCTCGGGCTTGGTGTCGGGCTTGTAAGCATCCAGCGCCTGCTCAAAGGTGGGAAAATCGGCCAAGTGAGCCGTTTGTGTGCCATCGGAAGTCACCAGGCTGAGGTCGTAAGGGACGTCATGGGGCTGGTCAGCCCAGGAGCGGACCTGGTTGTAGATGTATTGGTAGCGGCTAACGCCGAGGTTATCGCGCACCCCAAGGGCCCGCCCGGCTTCCACCGCAATCACCACCTGGGCGCCAGGCTGCTGCTCTTGCCACGCGGCCAACGCGCGCGGGTGGCCGTCTTCGCTCACCTGCACGTCGGCCGGGCGAATGTGAGCAATGAACTGCCCCTGCGCGTCCCAGGCTTCAACCCAGGCGCTCACGCGCGGGAAATCGGCAGTGTCGAGGCCAAAGACGGCAATCCAGGCTTGTGGCTGCGCCGCGGACACCCGCGCTGCAGCCACCGCGGCCATCAGCCCAACGGCCAACCAGAGGAAAATTTTGCGCATGGCCTCATTTTAGCACGAATTGGGGTAGTTTCAGAAAATCCGCGGGGGCACCAAAACGCCGTAGGGCGGGATGGCGTCCCGCCCTGCACTTACTTTTTTCCTTCCCCGTCCCCGGCCGGGCGGGAAGGCTTGCTGCCCTCGCTTTCGCCTTCCCCTTCCTCGCTGTCGCCGTCTTCCTCCCCGTCTTCCCGCTTCAGGGCTTCGGCAAAGGCGTCTAACCCATCCTGTACGGCGCGGTTGAAGGTGCCTTCGGGGAAGTTGCCTTCTTCATCGGGCTCGCCGGAGGGCATGTCGGTCAGCAGCGCGATGGCCTCGTCCACGGTGCGCACCGCCCAAATGTGGAAACGGCCTTCCGCTACGGCCTGGCGGACTTCTTCCCGCAGCATGAGGTGGCGCACATTGGCTTCGGGAATGATGACGCCCTGCTCGCCGGTCAGCCCTTTGGCCTGGCAGGTGGCGAAAAAGCCTTCAATTTTCTCGTTCACGCCGCCGATGGCCTGAATCTGGCCGTGCTGGTTGATGGAGCCGGTGATGGCGCGATCCTGGCGCAGGGGCACCTGGGCGATGGCCGAGAGCAGCGCGAGCAGTTCGGCAGCCGAGGCGCTGTCGCCTTCCACGCCGCCGTAGGATTGTTCAAAGGTGAGCCGGGCCAGGAGGTTGAGGGGGCGGCGGCGGCCATAGCGCCAGCCCAGGAAGCCGCCCAGAATGAGCACGCCTTTGGTGTGAATCGGGCCGCCGAGTTCGGCGCGGCGTTCAATGTCCACGACATCGCCTTCCCGCGAAGGGTAGGCGGTGGCGCTGACCCGCGTTGGGTAGCCAAAGGCGTAATCGCCCAACATGACGACCGAAAGGGCATTGATGCGCCCCACCGCCTTGCCTTCCACGTCAATCAACAGTACGCCGTGGGCAATTTCTTCCTGAATGCGCTCTTCCAGCAGGTTGGCGCGGTAAATTTGCTCGCGAATGGCGCGGGAAACATCCTCGGCGGTCACCTGCTCGTGCCCGGCCTGCTGAGCCCAGTAAGCCGCTTCGTGGAGCAGGTCCACCACCTGGCCAAAGCGGGTGGAAAGTTTGCTCTGGTCTTCGGCCAGGCGCGCCCCATGCTCAATGACCCGCGCCAGCGCGTCGCTGCGGAAGTGCGGCAGCCCTTCCCGTTCCACCACCGTGCGGATGAAAAGGGCATATTCCCGCTCGCTGGCCTCGGTGCGGGGCATGGTATCGGCAAATTCCGCCCGCACCTTGAACAGCCGCCCGAAATCTTCATCGTAAGCCCGCAGCAGGTAATACATCATCGGCGTCCCGATGAGCACCACTTTGAGGTGCAGGGGCACGGGTTCGGGGTCGAGGGTAACGGTGCTCACCCAGCCCATCTGCGCGCCGAGTTCCAGAATGCGGATTTTGCCGGTCCGCAGGGCGCGCTTGAGGCCATCCCAGGCATAAGGGTGCACGAGCAGGTCGTACATGGGCAGCAGCAGGAAGCCGCCGTTGGCGCGGTGCAGGGCGCCGGCGCGAATGAGGGTGTGGTCGGTGCGGGTGGCGCCCATGATGACTTCGTGCTCGATGCGCCCCAGCAGGTTGTAGTACGAAGGGTGGGTTTCCAGCACCACCGGCGCGCCCTGCTGCTCGCCGTTGTCCACCACCACGTTGACGCGGTAGCGCCGCGCCCA contains:
- a CDS encoding FHA domain-containing protein — encoded protein: MRKIFLWLAVGLMAAVAAARVSAAQPQAWIAVFGLDTADFPRVSAWVEAWDAQGQFIAHIRPADVQVSEDGHPRALAAWQEQQPGAQVVIAVEAGRALGVRDNLGVSRYQYIYNQVRSWADQPHDVPYDLSLVTSDGTQTAHLADFPTFEQALDAYKPDTKPEETGLKALSAGLKLAVDPTPHPGMGRALLWITPLPSQQALKDLPQYLSLAQQSRVRVYIWLVGPPELQQNPEAQQLAEFANNTLGRLYFFSGAETLPLLKDLFAPLTHIYRLTYISEAVHGENHTLRLTVHTPQGETLTARPVNFRFALKPPEVALLDPPQEITRVLPEGETDPAKRRPASVTVRVGVSFPDDHPRSLQRVALLVDGKPVDVRTEPPYDTLRWDLTAYQHGGAHTLQAEVEDMYGLVARSQPVTVQISVPQPATTLTVTLAAYRQPLTIAIVVLAGLVLLSVLWWGGRRRPRRATVPAATPSPAEAHVAPHSRPRWWSWVPRRQAATPVPTSGALAYLVPLASAVAEMPDLTTLRIEATEVTLGSDPAQADVVVADPSVEPLHARLWRTDEGVFFIADQRSAAGTWVNYAPVSPEGARVQEGDLVHLGRVGFRFRLKPDEPVQVRIHPTSLKA
- a CDS encoding ATP-binding protein, encoding MATSFGRELAPADLYRATDPAALGAESTAALPPLEGVVGQPRAFRALEVGTAVRGEGFNIFVLGLPSSGRTTLVQDYLARKAADLPSPDDLCYVHNFAAPDHPRMLRLLAGQGSRLRSALDTFVTTVRQEMRRAFSAEAYRRERDRLASQLQKKQEEALTQLQIKASKLNFAIVQTPFGLALVPAVEGKPLSPEELEKLDEEKKAKLEKIRETLQGEVEKTLEHIRKMEQEARERLQELNRRTTEFVVGHLVEKLKAEFPYPPVEAFLDAVREDIIANAQRFLKDDENDGPAWEMWARRYRVNVVVDNGEQQGAPVVLETHPSYYNLLGRIEHEVIMGATRTDHTLIRAGALHRANGGFLLLPMYDLLVHPYAWDGLKRALRTGKIRILELGAQMGWVSTVTLDPEPVPLHLKVVLIGTPMMYYLLRAYDEDFGRLFKVRAEFADTMPRTEASEREYALFIRTVVEREGLPHFRSDALARVIEHGARLAEDQSKLSTRFGQVVDLLHEAAYWAQQAGHEQVTAEDVSRAIREQIYRANLLEERIQEEIAHGVLLIDVEGKAVGRINALSVVMLGDYAFGYPTRVSATAYPSREGDVVDIERRAELGGPIHTKGVLILGGFLGWRYGRRRPLNLLARLTFEQSYGGVEGDSASAAELLALLSAIAQVPLRQDRAITGSINQHGQIQAIGGVNEKIEGFFATCQAKGLTGEQGVIIPEANVRHLMLREEVRQAVAEGRFHIWAVRTVDEAIALLTDMPSGEPDEEGNFPEGTFNRAVQDGLDAFAEALKREDGEEDGDSEEGEGESEGSKPSRPAGDGEGKK